From Williamwhitmania taraxaci, the proteins below share one genomic window:
- the nrfH gene encoding cytochrome c nitrite reductase small subunit has product MKRLLSFFLPPGQWHFIVVILLGIFFGLGAFSFYLSKAHSYLGDNPETCINCHIMAPQYSTWSHSAHRNYATCNDCHVPHNNVFNMYYFKAKDGMRHATLFTLRAEPQVIQIKDAGKWAVQSNCIRCHEKLFADATTTSVNPMIEEVRKGRLCWECHRDTPHGRVNGLSSTPNARVPLPQSPVPSWLKKMIQQEKTNKK; this is encoded by the coding sequence ATGAAAAGACTTCTCTCTTTCTTTTTACCTCCAGGACAATGGCACTTCATAGTTGTTATTCTCCTTGGGATATTTTTTGGTCTTGGTGCATTCTCTTTCTACCTGTCAAAGGCTCATAGTTATTTAGGCGATAATCCGGAAACCTGTATCAATTGCCATATAATGGCACCGCAGTATTCCACATGGAGTCACAGCGCTCATCGCAACTACGCTACCTGCAACGATTGTCATGTCCCCCACAATAATGTATTTAATATGTATTACTTTAAGGCTAAGGACGGAATGCGCCATGCAACCCTATTTACCTTAAGGGCCGAACCTCAGGTTATTCAGATTAAAGATGCGGGTAAGTGGGCCGTACAGTCGAACTGTATCCGCTGCCACGAGAAGCTATTTGCCGATGCCACCACTACAAGTGTAAATCCAATGATTGAAGAGGTTCGAAAGGGTCGCTTATGCTGGGAGTGTCACCGGGATACACCCCATGGACGCGTAAATGGACTCTCTTCCACGCCCAATGCACGAGTGCCGCTACCTCAAAGTCCTGTGCCATCTTGGTTGAAGAAGATGATACAACAGGAAAAAACCAACAAGAAATAG
- the nrfA gene encoding ammonia-forming cytochrome c nitrite reductase has translation MKTISDKIKEKPWLGWALFLGTAGVVFLLGMLASSIIERRAEAVFAYTPMVEYPQNEPRNEVWGQNFPREYNTYLKTSDTTFKSKFNGSGKTDMLEAYPELVVLWAGYPFSKEYNQPRGHFYAITDVRNILRTGAPKDDHDGPMPGTCWTCKSPDVPRMMAEIGPTEFYKMKWGALGPQIVNPIGCGDCHDAKNMNLIITRPALIEAFARQGKDITKATHQEMRSLVCAQCHVEYYFKGEGKYLTFPWDKGTSMESMEAYYDSTKFSDWTHSLSRTPMIKAQHPDYELYLTGVHHDRGVSCADCHMPYVNEGGVKFTSHHATSPLQNVANTCQVCHREETQKLVANVYERQAKVAENRVTLEKILARTHFEAKTAWDKGATEKEMAPVLQLIRAAQWRWDFVAASHGGSFHAPLETARIIGHGIEKAQDARIALARVLAVHGVLIEPTMPDISTKAKAQEVIGLDMKSLRKEKQGFLKEVVPGWVQKAKERESTYTVKNM, from the coding sequence ATGAAGACCATTAGCGATAAGATTAAAGAAAAACCATGGCTCGGATGGGCTCTCTTTTTAGGAACGGCGGGTGTCGTTTTCTTATTGGGCATGTTGGCCTCCTCCATTATCGAAAGACGTGCGGAAGCGGTTTTTGCTTATACTCCTATGGTTGAGTATCCTCAAAATGAGCCAAGGAATGAGGTTTGGGGCCAGAACTTCCCACGGGAGTATAATACCTATCTAAAAACCAGCGATACAACCTTCAAAAGTAAGTTTAACGGTTCTGGAAAGACCGATATGCTTGAGGCTTATCCGGAACTAGTTGTTCTTTGGGCTGGTTATCCTTTCTCAAAGGAGTATAATCAACCCCGCGGTCACTTTTATGCCATTACCGACGTTCGGAATATACTTCGTACTGGTGCGCCAAAAGACGATCACGATGGACCCATGCCGGGTACTTGCTGGACTTGCAAAAGCCCCGATGTTCCCCGTATGATGGCTGAGATAGGACCTACCGAGTTTTATAAAATGAAGTGGGGCGCATTGGGGCCACAAATCGTTAACCCAATAGGATGCGGCGATTGTCACGATGCTAAGAATATGAATCTGATTATTACTCGGCCAGCATTGATTGAAGCCTTCGCTCGTCAAGGGAAAGATATTACAAAAGCAACACATCAAGAGATGCGATCGTTGGTTTGCGCACAGTGCCATGTGGAATACTACTTTAAGGGCGAAGGTAAGTATCTAACCTTTCCTTGGGATAAGGGAACTTCCATGGAATCGATGGAGGCGTATTACGATTCTACTAAATTCTCCGACTGGACGCATTCCCTTAGCCGTACACCTATGATAAAGGCTCAGCACCCCGATTACGAATTATACTTAACCGGAGTTCACCACGATAGAGGTGTATCCTGTGCCGATTGCCACATGCCGTATGTAAATGAGGGCGGCGTAAAGTTTACCAGTCACCACGCTACCAGCCCCCTTCAAAATGTGGCTAACACTTGCCAGGTTTGTCACCGTGAAGAAACCCAAAAGTTGGTGGCGAATGTTTACGAGCGTCAAGCAAAAGTGGCCGAAAACAGAGTGACCCTTGAGAAAATTCTTGCTCGAACCCACTTCGAAGCTAAAACTGCTTGGGATAAAGGTGCAACAGAAAAAGAGATGGCACCTGTTCTCCAACTAATTCGTGCTGCACAATGGCGGTGGGATTTTGTGGCGGCTAGCCATGGCGGATCATTCCATGCACCGTTAGAAACAGCACGCATTATAGGTCACGGAATTGAAAAAGCTCAGGATGCCCGCATTGCACTGGCTCGTGTATTGGCTGTGCACGGTGTCTTGATTGAACCTACAATGCCCGATATATCAACCAAGGCAAAGGCCCAGGAGGTTATTGGCCTCGATATGAAGTCGCTTCGAAAAGAAAAACAAGGCTTTTTGAAGGAAGTTGTACCAGGTTGGGTGCAAAAGGCAAAAGAACGAGAGTCTACCTATACGGTTAAAAATATGTAG
- a CDS encoding methyltransferase family protein, with product MNNLGTFLATKGLTFLQFGLIAVLLLLGPIVAHRSYLLLILQVSGMVLGIIAIFAVGLNQFSAYPTPRNGSKLITAGPFKIIRNPMYLAVFLFTVPITLDGPSMIKAVGMVALAIVILAKISVEERLLEKQFSEYEIYKKRSWRLIPFIY from the coding sequence ATGAACAACCTTGGCACTTTTCTCGCGACCAAAGGCTTAACCTTTTTGCAGTTTGGATTGATTGCAGTATTACTCCTACTTGGACCAATAGTTGCCCATCGAAGTTATCTGCTATTAATCCTACAAGTTTCGGGTATGGTGCTTGGAATCATAGCCATTTTTGCAGTTGGGTTGAATCAATTCTCGGCATATCCTACCCCACGAAACGGGAGTAAACTCATAACGGCTGGGCCATTTAAAATCATCAGAAATCCAATGTATTTAGCGGTATTCCTTTTTACTGTCCCCATCACCCTTGATGGCCCGTCGATGATAAAGGCGGTAGGAATGGTGGCCCTAGCAATAGTAATACTCGCCAAGATTTCGGTTGAGGAGCGATTGCTTGAGAAGCAGTTTAGTGAGTATGAAATTTATAAAAAGCGTAGTTGGCGCTTAATCCCATTTATATATTGA
- a CDS encoding CPBP family intramembrane glutamic endopeptidase, producing the protein MKAKQHQEIRPLGLGSSIIIAGITLAALFGTTSIAIPWITKTFMLEPIISWFIASSVIVFLPMLLATIILVRLEQKHLTWQSFLSRIRFKTLKSEDWLWIGLGVILILILTGFITVLLKGIFPNISTQPPFLEIPKINSDNRWILLAWLPMFFLNIVGEEFFWRGYIFPKQIKVFGKHTWFYNGIIWLVFHIPFGLNLIIILLPTLFITTFAYQKTNNVKVSIAIHAIINGAGFLAVTLGYI; encoded by the coding sequence ATGAAAGCAAAGCAGCATCAGGAAATTCGCCCCTTAGGTCTTGGTTCATCCATCATTATTGCAGGAATAACGTTGGCGGCACTTTTTGGTACCACCAGTATCGCAATTCCGTGGATTACGAAAACGTTCATGCTCGAACCCATAATTTCTTGGTTTATTGCCTCAAGCGTTATTGTTTTCCTTCCAATGCTTCTCGCCACCATTATACTTGTTAGATTAGAGCAAAAGCACCTCACGTGGCAATCGTTTTTGAGCCGAATCCGGTTCAAAACACTAAAGAGTGAGGATTGGTTGTGGATAGGACTTGGGGTGATCCTTATCCTGATTCTGACGGGATTCATCACCGTCCTTTTAAAAGGTATATTCCCGAATATATCAACACAACCTCCATTTTTGGAGATACCAAAGATAAACTCCGACAACCGTTGGATACTGCTGGCTTGGCTGCCTATGTTTTTTTTAAACATTGTAGGCGAGGAGTTTTTTTGGAGGGGCTATATCTTCCCCAAACAGATCAAAGTATTCGGCAAACATACTTGGTTTTACAATGGTATTATATGGTTGGTGTTCCATATTCCCTTTGGACTTAATCTCATTATAATTCTTCTTCCTACCCTATTTATTACCACCTTTGCCTACCAGAAGACCAACAACGTAAAAGTTTCCATAGCTATTCACGCAATAATAAATGGAGCAGGATTTTTAGCCGTAACTCTTGGTTATATTTAA
- the rplS gene encoding 50S ribosomal protein L19 yields MEELIKIAEAAFENVGQKEYPNFKSGDTITVDYKIKEGNKERVQSFRGVVIQRKGAGKTQTFTIRKISNGIGVERIIPINSPFIDKIELNKAGRVRRARIFYIRKLTGKKARIKEKRMKVE; encoded by the coding sequence ATGGAAGAATTAATTAAAATTGCGGAAGCAGCATTTGAGAATGTGGGTCAGAAAGAATACCCAAATTTCAAGAGTGGCGATACCATTACCGTTGATTACAAAATCAAAGAGGGAAACAAAGAACGTGTTCAAAGTTTCCGTGGTGTGGTTATCCAAAGAAAAGGTGCTGGTAAGACCCAAACATTTACCATTAGAAAAATATCTAATGGAATCGGTGTAGAGCGAATTATCCCTATCAACTCTCCCTTTATCGACAAGATCGAGTTAAACAAGGCTGGTCGTGTTCGTCGTGCTAGAATTTTCTACATTAGAAAACTCACTGGTAAGAAAGCTAGAATCAAGGAAAAGAGAATGAAAGTAGAATAA